DNA from Elaeis guineensis isolate ETL-2024a chromosome 2, EG11, whole genome shotgun sequence:
TATCCTTCCAAAATCTGATGTTTTTACCATTTCCTAATACGAGGATATATAATTTTAGAAAGCATCCAGGTCCTTACAGATATCCTTCCAACTCACACTCTCCAAAGATGAAAGTATCAAAGATGACATTCAATTGTCGCAAAAGCATTTAGGCTTTAGCTCTCATGGTTGCTTAGTCTACATCAAATtgacaaaatatattttttaaagaaataaTAGAGAAAGTGAAACACCTTCCTTTAATTTATTGATCAAACTGACAAGATATCAAATCATAAAATGCATAATCATAGAAGTGTCTAAAAATGGTATAAGTGACTTGCAATTCCTTATGCTCCAAATTTTCTTTTGTCATAACCGGTCTTTGAAGCCTCAGCAATAGCAGAATGGTAGATGATAGGCATTTACTGTGACATTTTGATAACAATTCAGCAGTAAAGTAAATGGTAGGATACAAAAACCAGCAGGTCTTTTGTGTGCTACATGAATGGTCTAACAAGAGGCACAGTTGACAACTTGTTTGCTCCTGCTGTTGCCAGTAGATGGCTTTTGCTCCTTGTATGCAGCCTTTGGCTCTTGTTGGCTTGTATTAACCTTGGAAAGTATTAATTAATGAAGTATTCCTCTGCCCAAAAAAAAGAAGTATTCCTCTGCCAAAAAAAGAACAAGAGGCAcatatagagagaaagagagtgggGGAAAAAGATAGAAAAGGAAAAAGCTTGGGATGGTAGGATGGATAAACAGGCGTTCATATTCCTTGGCGTTGCTGCGGAAGCACTGCCTGCAACACATAAGTTCACACTTCTGATCAGCCAGTGTGGGTTGCGATGCACCCAGCTGCCACACGAGCAAAGAAGTTCTTCAAACATCATACATCCTTTTAGCTTAATATAATACATCCATTTTACCAAAAAACAAAGTTCTAAGAAGGAAAAATGGCCGGGTGTGGCAAAATTGAATAGTTAAAAAATCCAGCTTCACTTTACCACCCCCTCCCCACACcaaccccccccccaaaaaaaaaaaaaatccagcttCATGGGAATGAATCAAACATcataaagaaagaaattatgTGAAAACAATCTTGAAAAATCTGAATATGGAAAGGCTATGCCACTGAGAAAGTATAAAGACATGAAAGTTGTCCACGTTCTTCCTAAGGAACTCGGTGagtactgaaattataatttcttgATCCCAAGCAGGTATTCAACTGATGTTCCAAGTGCACTAGCTTAACATGGGAAATGATGTCAAGGAGATGAAATCGACCTCTTTTATGTAATCACGTCCTTAGTCTTTAAATCTTGACTCTGTCTCAATTCAATTGCTACTGACTGTGATAGCGAGTTGGGCACATGAATTGctgcaaaaataaaaaataaaggagAAAAAAGCTATAAAATACCAAGAAGTTAGAAGCAAGGGAACAAAAAAAAAGGACGTTATCACGATCGCTGATTCGTCTCTCTCTGTGCGATTTAAATTCATTACAGTATTTTACATGAATCAAACTTCCCAGGATTTCCCTTTTTTTGACCGTTGGTTTTGTGAACTTTCATTAAAGAATGGAGATCAAATTGGTTATGATCATTGTTCCAAAACTGAGTAAAAGCTAGTTGACAAAAGGGTCCTCGTGTATATATTCGTAATGAGTGGGTGAAGCTGGGGTAAGCATGTATCTTGGTTTGGAATTTTGATCCTGACACAAACTGGCTTAGAGCAAACATGGAGACTCCCGTCCAACCACTAGCAAGGTTGGTGTTGGTGGAGTCTCGGTCTTTTCAGTTTAATGACGTGGGGTCCAATTCTATGAAATCCATGTCTAAAATCATGCAAAAGAGCGAACCATTTGAACGTGgggaagaaaattttacaagggAAATCATCATAATTTTCTCTCACGTTTGTGGGAATTAGGCAGCCTTTGGTGCTGACCTCAGGTTTCCTTGGCCTTCTTTATAGTGTCATCTAATGTTCATCTAGTTTGTTTATATTATTGTGGATTGTGATGTAGCACAATGATATATGTGGATTGTAATCTTCTACtatgtaattaatattttttgtcgAATATGTGATATTGTGTCAAGGTGAACCATATGCCCCTCTCATCTTCTGAATGACAGCAGAATGTTTCCTAAGCCATCGTAATCACATTGGTTTTCAATTGTGGGCACATCAGAGACCAAAGCCCACATGCAACGGACCATGATGACCGAAAAATGTGCCTATTATCAGCATATACTTCTAGCATTCTTCCCAATTATATCAATCACCATTGTAAGCAAACCTTCTGAAGGCCTAAGTGTAAATTAAAGAAATCAGGGAATCCAAGCGGCATTATGATTTTCTAAGCAATTACTAAatgttaattcaaataaaaaaaaatccacttTACACATGATGGATCAACCCTTTATGTCCTTCATCATATTCGTTCTTTGATTTATAAGTCTCTTATCTAAGGCTATCAATTCTCAGCCATTCGTTACCCAAAAAAGAATCTCAGCCTTCAAGTCCATCATGATTATCCACATATTCTAGCATCTTTTGATGGGCTCATTGCATCTATTCATGGGCAATTTTAAGCTATTTTTGGGGAAAAAGGAGAAAATTAAGGGGGAAAAAAATCTCCCCATTTATCTCAACCATCCATATGTTGATTTTGGAATTACAAATCTGGAAGAAGGATCAGATCTAGCATCGGAGTGGTAGTTTAAAATAGAAAAGATTGTAAGAATGAGGAAAGGTATGTTATTTTTATAATCCTGTTTCCTGTGCCACCTACTATCTGAGTTAAATCCAGTTGGCATTAGTGGCAGAGGTTTAATGTCAAAATTCTATCCATTtttagtaaaataaaaattataatttggttACTAATTTAAAGAAAATGACTGCACAAGCGGTCGTTATTACAATCCTTGTTTAAATCGAGGGAACGGCAAAAGCTTGCCGGTTGCAAGCAGAAGTGGTGGCGGTGGCGGTGGGGAAGAAGCcgccttcttccccttcccaaacctGCAACCCAAATCCCATTGTTCTTCTATTGAATTTAAAATTCtacattatttttcttcttggtCCCGTTTGTCCTTCTCTCCTTTTTTCCGCGTCAACATCGGTTATATATTTTCATCTGGTTCGGTTCTCTTTTTAAGGTATGATCTCCTCTCTGAATCCGTTATTGGAATTGCTGTCATCTTCCAAATGGATTATTTTGTTCTTTGCATTATTTGATATATATGGGTTTGAAATCAGTTGAATGTTACTTTTCTATGATGAGGTTTTGTGGAGACTCAAAGAATTTGAGAAATTTAGGGCTAGAGTTTGATTAGGATAGCTTTTGTGCAATTTATGTAGAATTTTTTTGGCTTCGATTATGGGGTTAGACACTCTTGTTGATGGAATATTATTGGGTTAGACAGCAGAATGCGCATTTTTTTTTCCTATCTCGTTATCATAGAATCGAGAGTTTGGATTCTGATGATTCATTTTTGTTTTGAGCTATAtgattcaccttttttttttaaaagaatacgGTGGTTATTCATTGATATTTCTATATTTATAGACTtgtaatttgaattttttgaggAAATGTTTTGTGATTTGAATTTTTTGAGGAAAAGTTTTGTGATTTGAATTGCTTGGGTAGTTTCATCAATGTTTCTCTCAATGTGATTGCAATTTGTTAACATTTGATATAGTTTGCTGCCCTCATTCAATCTTTTATCTCAAGAAATTTGGGGGAATAATTTGCTTCTTCCGTTTCCCATCAGGAAAAAAAAAGGCATAGTCTGCTGCCCAAGCAAGAGCCGggacattttttttttggttaaatttggTTTTATCTGGATTTATTGTTCTCTAACTAAAGGTTGTTTTTATCTTAATGTTGGCACAGTTTATAGTTCTTTCTGTTGATTGGATCCAAATTCTTCATCCGATATCGTGAATTTTCCTTGCCTTATAATGCCTGGATCAATAATGGATGTGGTTGATGGGAATATGGCATCTCATGGATGGAATTCCCCTCGTATTAAAAAGAATCTTCCGTCAATAAAAACCACGAGGGCTTCTCCATCTCCAACGAGCTCAGAGAGTTCTAGTGGTTGGTCGAATTCGGGGCGGAGCTTTGGATCTTTTGGTGGTGAATCAAGAAGTGATGCAGAGTCGCACCATCTCATTAATGGGAATAAGAAGGTTATGAAGATATCAGAAGAGGGTGACCATGTGAAGGATTTGGCTGTGAGAGGGGATAACAGTTTGCTGGATAAGAAGTTTAAGCAGGCATCTAAGGTCCATTCTCCAAGCACCAATTCTCCTGTTTCATGGAAGAAGTCAGCAAAGCCTCCTCGATTGCCATTGGAATCCATTACACCCTCAAAGTCAATCATAAAGAACAAGGAATCCCCAGAAATAGGTGGAAATAATGTAAAAAAACTGGGTGCAGAACCAAGGCCTCTGAAGAAATATAAAAGCTTTCCTAATAAAGATGCCTCAATGTTCAAGAATGAGACTGAAGACTCCCCTAAGATGGAGTCAACTCATCCAGATCTTGGTCCTTATTTGCTTAAGCAGGCAAGGGATGTGATATCTTTGGGAGATAGCCCTCGGAAGGCTCTACAGCTTGCACTTCGGGCAGCCAAGTCATTTGAGAGAAGTGCATGTAAGAAGCCTAATTTGAACTTAGTCATGAGTCTTCATATTGTTGCAGAAATTCACTGCACTTTGGGGCAGTATGATCTGGCAATCCCTGTGCTAGAGCGGTCGATTGAAATTCCATCTGTGGAACATGGCCATGACCATGCTCTTGCCAAGTTCTCTGGGTATATGCATCTGGGAGATATTTATGCCACGATGGGCCAGATAGAGAACTCAATACAATGTTATACAAGAGCTTTGGAGGTTCAGAAGCTAGCATTGGGTGACAAGGACCCAAGAGTCGGTGACGCTTGTCGTTATCTGGCAGAAGCTCATGTTCAAGCACTGCAATTTGATGAGGCTGAAAGGTTGTGCCAAATGGCTCTTGACATCCATAGAGAGAAAGATCATTTCGCTTCTCTGGAGGAAATGGCAGATCGGAGGCTCATGGGCCTCATTTGTGATGCAAAAGGTGACTATGAGTCCGCCCTTGAGCATCTGGTCATGGCAAGCATGGCAATGATGTCCAATGGCCAGGAGGCAGAGGTAGCTTTAGTTGATTGTAGCATAGGAGAGACCTATCTAGCACTGGCTCGATATGATGAGGCTGTGTTCGCTTACCAGAAAGCACTTACTGTGTTCAAGTCCACCAAAGGTGAGGACCATCCATTGGTTGCTTCTGTCCTTGTACGTCTTGCTGAATTGTATTTGAAGAAAGGGAGATTAAGAGAATCGAGGTCTTACTGTGAAAATGCTCTCCTGATCTATGGAAAGCCACTTCCAGGGACATCCCCTGAGGAAGTTGCTTGCGGTCTCACTGATATCTCTGCCATATTTGCATCAATGAATGAGCATGAGATGGCACTAAAGTTGCTTCAGAGTGCCCTTGACTTCTATAATGATTTGCCAGGTCAGCAAAGCAAGGCTGCTGGAGTTGAGGCTCAGATGGGAGTATTGTATTATATCGTCGGAGATTATTCCGAGTCTTATGCCTCCTTCCAGAATTCAGTTGCAAAGTTCCGAGCTTGTGGGAAGAAAAAGTCTGCCTTCTTTGGCATTGCTCTGAACCAAATGGGGCTAGCATGTGTGCAACTCGATGAAATAAATGAAGCTGCAAAGTTGTTTGAGGAAGCAAAGAGCATTTTAGAGCAAGAATATGGACCATATCATCCAGATACACTGGGAGCATACAGCAATTTGGCAGGGACCTATGATGCTTTGGGAAGGTTTGCTTTGTTTGATCTCATGCATTAGATATGCTTTTGAATGATTTACGATGCTATTTACTCTTTTGTTTCTTAAAATAAATTATGCCATTTGCTATATACCCTGAGCCAATCAATTACAATTTTGCATGATTCTACAGGCTAGAATGCACTTTCTGCATCAGTCTAGGATAATTTTGGGACTATAATGATTTAAAATATCCCCCTAAAATAACCTGATAATGTAATGGACTAATTCAACCATCAAATGCATACTATTTTTATTCTTCTGTTTTTGAGGGAATCAATTGCATACGATTTAATGAATATAAAAGTAGTTGCAGGACTTGTTTTCTGACCAAAAAGCATGCGCATGGTTTGAGTGCTGCTTTATTTGTTTCCTTATTTTACTAGGTGTAGCTATGATGATTTTACATAACTGACAGGTATTtatcactaatcaaaattttaaattaagtgaTTTACACTTTGGCATCATTTTAATATTTGAAGAAGTATAAAACATTTGTCATTTTGTAAGTAATACTAATTCTGTAAAATATGAACCCTATTTGTTGTCACTCATCGGTGTTGGCCGTCGTGGCGGGACAGCTCAGATCCTCTGTGCCACGTTGGAGCGTTCGTGTGCTGACCAAGGCCTCCAGCACCTACAAAAGAAGCCCTCACATGCCAAAGAAGATGATGGGAGGTTTTCTGGCTGGGGACCCACCCTCCGATGGCTAAGTTAGCAAAATCTCGGAGAGGAGAGAACAGAAGAGGGAGAGGGTAGTGAGAGAGCGATAgatagagagatagagagaggaatTTCCCTGTGGTGTCGGTTTGACCTCCCTTTTATGAAGGGAGGGCTCACCAAGTGATTGGTTGCCGCCCGTCGGAGAGATGGCCATCAGAACCAGAGTTGTGGGTGTCAGCTGGTCCTGACAGGACTAGCTTTCTACGAGTGGAAAAAAAATTGTCAACACCGTCAGCTGTCAAACCAGAACGTCCCATGCATCGGAGGCCTTTCGAAGTCTCGATGTGGCTCTCGGAGGTCTGGGACAGAGACCGAGTGAGATCGGTGGTTTCCTGATGGTGCGGATCTTACCGAGCTGCGGATTTCCTTTAAGTGGTCAGGTAAGAGCCGAGGTTTGTAGAGCTTTTGTGATGCTATGTGATGTCGTTTGGACCACATGATCTGAGTTGTTAGGTCACAATGCCATGTGCTCGCCGTGTCTTCATGTGTCGGACATGTCATTAGGCGGACAGTATACGGTCTAACACTATAAATGTAGTTCAATGTTTTCTAACCGTCTAGTTATCCTTTTATTTAAACTCTCGATGTGTTATCAACTAAGGGACTTCATTTAGGAAGTTTATAGTTGGCACTGAATCCATGTTATGCAATATATTTCCTTGTGCTTGAGAAAGTCAAGTTCCTGAATCCATTATTTGTGGTAAGGTAGTCTATTGGGTTGTCATATTACTCTTTAGTGAGATTGTGTGCATGACAGTGACAAAACATGgatcctttttcttctttatagCGCAAGTGTTATCAGTTGCTTCTTGCTTTAAGACTTAAGAGTGCTCTTGCTTCAAGACTTAAGAGTGCTCTTGCTTCTTTAACATAATGACACGCTATGTCAAACAACTACTCCTTGCTAGTTTGTAGTCATCATTTTTCCCAGGGTGCTGTAACTAATGCACAGTTCATCTTATGTTCTAATTTTGGCACAGGCTGAATGATGCCATTGGGATATTGGAATATCTTGTTGAGATTAGGGAGGAGAAGCTGGGGACAGCCAATCCAACTGTAGATGATGAGAAGAAGAGGTTGTCTGTTCTGTTGAAAGATGCTGGTAGAGTTCGGCACCAGAAGACCAGATCACTGGAAATTCTCCTTGAAGGCGGCAATTCCTCTGGCATAAAGAAAAAGGCAATTCCAGTGTAATGCCTGTCATGAATTGTGTTTCCATGCATACTAAACGATCTGTATCAATTGGCTGCTTCTACTTGGATGGTTGAGCGCAAATTGGAGAATGGCTCATTGAAGTATCACTGTGTGATCCTTTATACCAATGAGACCACTATTCCTTACATTCTGCAATGTAACCATCTCTGTGTCTTCATGGCcataattatcttttttttcgaTGGTAGGCCATAATTCTTTGTTGTAATTGTCTCCTAAAGCTCATTGTCTTCAATAGAAAGTCCACATGCAAAAGATTATCCTTTGCATAATTACTTCCTCTTTCTCTCAGTGATGGTGTGCTGTGGTTTGAGGTTCGAAAGAATGCTAAATTGCTTAAAAGTGATGTCCTATTTGAGATTTGTGAACGTGATATAAAACAAACCGTGCATATAGATCTGTAATAATCGGTCTTTGGGCCTTAAGCCCAGTCCAAaagcccatcaaaaaaaaaaaaaaaaaaaaaaaggggaaaagaagagagaagtcgggaagaagacttccgataggagtcttcttctccgatgagccaCGATggaatcgggagtcctaggaccaccagagGTCTTagagctctctataaaaaggccttCCCCCTTCCTAAGAATCCCCCACCAgtcttcctccctgatttctccgattgaagccgcgACCCCTTGATTCGTGCTCACCGCGATTTCTCGTTGGAAGAgtcaccggagctcgaggtaagcgagattcctctttctctcttctctcccttccttttcGTACCTGTGAGCGCGATTGTCGGCAACtggtgtcgccggattttgtcGAGGAAGAAGTTCCCTATTccgcccctctcttttttttgattttctgacGTCGACAGTCACCACCGATCGCCGGCCTTGGTTCCTCCGAGCCTCGGGTGGGTCGTCCTCTTGTTGTCGGCCACCGTCGTGTCAGCTACGGCCTTGATCGGCCGGTCAAAAAGAGGAAGACCGTTCGGTCCCCTGTTttgcca
Protein-coding regions in this window:
- the LOC105048029 gene encoding protein KINESIN LIGHT CHAIN-RELATED 1, coding for MPGSIMDVVDGNMASHGWNSPRIKKNLPSIKTTRASPSPTSSESSSGWSNSGRSFGSFGGESRSDAESHHLINGNKKVMKISEEGDHVKDLAVRGDNSLLDKKFKQASKVHSPSTNSPVSWKKSAKPPRLPLESITPSKSIIKNKESPEIGGNNVKKLGAEPRPLKKYKSFPNKDASMFKNETEDSPKMESTHPDLGPYLLKQARDVISLGDSPRKALQLALRAAKSFERSACKKPNLNLVMSLHIVAEIHCTLGQYDLAIPVLERSIEIPSVEHGHDHALAKFSGYMHLGDIYATMGQIENSIQCYTRALEVQKLALGDKDPRVGDACRYLAEAHVQALQFDEAERLCQMALDIHREKDHFASLEEMADRRLMGLICDAKGDYESALEHLVMASMAMMSNGQEAEVALVDCSIGETYLALARYDEAVFAYQKALTVFKSTKGEDHPLVASVLVRLAELYLKKGRLRESRSYCENALLIYGKPLPGTSPEEVACGLTDISAIFASMNEHEMALKLLQSALDFYNDLPGQQSKAAGVEAQMGVLYYIVGDYSESYASFQNSVAKFRACGKKKSAFFGIALNQMGLACVQLDEINEAAKLFEEAKSILEQEYGPYHPDTLGAYSNLAGTYDALGRLNDAIGILEYLVEIREEKLGTANPTVDDEKKRLSVLLKDAGRVRHQKTRSLEILLEGGNSSGIKKKAIPV